From Terriglobales bacterium:
CTCGCCGTGAAAGGAAAGGTGGAGAGGTAGTCGGCCAAGGCCTCCTGCCACGTTCGGGGCAGGGAGAACCCGCGCTCATGGAGCGCCTCCATCTTCATCACCGCATACTTGGGCCGCGGCCCGGCTCGTTGCAGCTCGTCCATCATCTTTCCCTGCACGAGTGAAGGATCCAGCCCCGCAAGTTCGGCGGCGCGGCGAAGCAGGTCCACCCGCGAACACGCTCCCCGATTCGAAAGGTGAAACAGCCCCATCGCGCTCGCCTCGACCACTTCGCGGATCTTGTGGGCGGCCTCCAGCGTGTAGGCGGCGCAAGCCACTTGATCGGAGGCAACAGGAGGTTCACGGCCCGCGACCAGCGCTTGCAGGCCGGAGCGTACGAAGTCCTTGCCCGCCGGTCCGAACAGAACCGGCATACGGAAGATCCACCAGCGATCCAGCTCCCGCACGAGATGCTCCGCCTGCAGCTTGGTACGTCCATAGACGGAGAGCGGCGCAGGGGCATCGGACTCGGTGTATGGACTGTTCTTGAGGCCATCGAAGACTGCGTCGGTGGAGATGTAGACAACGGCGGCGCCCATTGCGCGCGCTGCTGCAACGACGTTACGTGTGGCTTCGACGTTCGTTGCGGCCGCCATCTGCGGGTCCGCTTCACAGCGGTCGGGATCGCGGGCGGCCGCGCTGTGCACCAATAACTCTGCAGGGAACTGTTGCAAAGCGCGCCGCAGAGCCTGGGCGTCCGTGAGGTCGGCGTGCCGGCGGGTGAGCCGTAGCACCGTGTGCCGGGCTGCGAACGCATCCGCCAGCGCGGAACCGAAAAGGCCGGCGCTGCCCGTCACCGCGACTCTCACGGCCGCACCTGCG
This genomic window contains:
- a CDS encoding NAD(P)-dependent oxidoreductase, whose protein sequence is MRVAVTGSAGLFGSALADAFAARHTVLRLTRRHADLTDAQALRRALQQFPAELLVHSAAARDPDRCEADPQMAAATNVEATRNVVAAARAMGAAVVYISTDAVFDGLKNSPYTESDAPAPLSVYGRTKLQAEHLVRELDRWWIFRMPVLFGPAGKDFVRSGLQALVAGREPPVASDQVACAAYTLEAAHKIREVVEASAMGLFHLSNRGACSRVDLLRRAAELAGLDPSLVQGKMMDELQRAGPRPKYAVMKMEALHERGFSLPRTWQEALADYLSTFPFTASP